From a region of the Falsiruegeria litorea R37 genome:
- a CDS encoding sterol desaturase family protein produces MEFLSQYISDFQLTHWETLIDEWFLVFALAFLVFELIRYAVVKRLNWEMVGDTVTNFITLAFFIGITFLGMAAFYVGAYFYAAQFAVFEIPTTWASFLIALVLADLAYYWEHRILHRINFLWATHSVHHSSPFFNISVAYRHGPLDGFWPLFFHLPLVLLGFNPILILVVELLVQLYQTALHTEVIGKLWKPIELIMNTPSHHRVHHGSNRKYLDKNYAGIFIIWDRMFGTFEEEEEEVVYGLVTPIDSINPFVAFFHGFTRLAADVWKMPGLMNKLGVFFGPPGWQPKDRKDTSPAE; encoded by the coding sequence ATGGAATTCCTAAGCCAATACATCAGCGATTTTCAGCTGACCCATTGGGAAACTCTGATCGATGAATGGTTTCTCGTCTTTGCCTTGGCCTTCTTGGTATTCGAGCTGATCCGCTATGCAGTTGTAAAAAGGCTGAACTGGGAAATGGTTGGTGATACGGTCACCAATTTTATCACGTTGGCCTTCTTCATCGGCATCACCTTTTTGGGCATGGCCGCCTTTTATGTTGGCGCCTATTTTTATGCGGCGCAGTTTGCCGTGTTTGAAATCCCCACGACCTGGGCTTCGTTCCTGATTGCGCTGGTTCTGGCTGATCTTGCCTACTACTGGGAGCACCGGATTCTACATCGGATCAACTTCCTTTGGGCCACGCATTCGGTTCATCACAGCTCTCCATTCTTCAACATCTCGGTCGCCTACCGTCATGGTCCACTCGATGGGTTCTGGCCGCTGTTCTTCCACCTGCCGCTGGTTTTGTTGGGTTTCAACCCGATCTTGATCCTGGTTGTTGAACTGCTGGTGCAGCTGTATCAGACCGCGTTGCACACCGAGGTCATCGGCAAGCTGTGGAAACCGATTGAGCTGATTATGAACACGCCGTCGCACCACCGCGTGCACCACGGGTCGAACCGCAAATACCTGGACAAGAACTATGCTGGGATCTTCATCATTTGGGACCGCATGTTTGGCACCTTTGAGGAAGAAGAAGAAGAGGTGGTCTACGGCCTGGTGACACCGATCGACTCGATCAACCCCTTCGTGGCCTTCTTCCACGGGTTCACGCGGCTGGCTGCGGATGTTTGGAAGATGCCCGGGTTGATGAACAAGTTGGGTGTGTTCTTTGGCCCGCCCGGCTGGCAGCCCAAAGACCGCAAAGACACCTCGCCTGCAGAATAA